The genomic segment aaggttaatccggaacggattaacctcggtatgcggggcaccactgtacttagatttgagttaagaactgaaaaaaacccacgtgggaggcagggaaagtgcaaaatttgaactttcagttaactgttggccagtgaaaagggtgcctgtctgcttcctcactcctcccagcgtttagagagtggattgggagacagtcttcggactgcctggtactgtactgcctggactgtattttccctgccttccctgaacctttcttgacctaagaaaaaaaagaaacaaaatatccccctctagtggttgaaggcggaatagcagcttcccattagtttctatggacggaaaagagcagatacggatcaaatggttttcaatgcattcctatgggaaatgcagatttgacttgagaactttttgacttgagaaccgccttccaatacggattaagttctcaagtcaagaccccactgtaccagttctggtaatgtatgtgaaacaattcccccccccctcttttttttctttttaacatgctgtaTATAGTGGGCTTATAATTGGGGATGTCACACATTTTACTTTCTACTGGTAAATGTTTTGAAagtgttttaaacttttaaattaaCAGTATTTTAGTTTAATATATTTATCTCTAATTGTTACAAATGTTTTTAAGCTGTAGTTACTTTTTATCATTCTCAAAACCTGCTTTGGGAGAAAGGGGGAATAGAAATGACACAAATAaagaagaataaaggaaaaacCATGACTTCCTTGGTAAAAGCAGAAGTAGGTCTGAAACCCTTTTAAgccattcttttccttttggttccttaatattttaaaaacagtaacagtAATTTCTCTCTTGCTTCCATGTTATTTTGAATTTGCTTCTTCCTGCCTGGGATTGAAGTAGgtgaggttttttgtttgtttgttttgttttaaataaaggcTTTAAGATTTGATTGggatatatttatttcttttgatttctACCACTCAGTTTCACAGAATGATTCAGTGTTCTAGTATgatcagaaaggaagaaaaacctttgtttCTCTACTTTCCCTACagcatgcataattttatacacttCTCACCACCTCACCTAACCTGTTGCCAGCTCAATGCATTTACCCtataagaagaaaaaataaataaattgattgtaGTGAAGCATGCAAGAACCCAGTGACAATGGCAGTCAGCTTTTAGAAATAATGAACTCAACGGTGTGTGTGAAACATCTTTCCAGGTAGAATTTCCTGCCTGAGGTTCCTCAGGAAATTCCCAgattataaattaattttaaattataacCCTTGTACCTTGTGTCTTTTTAGAACTAATGGTAATAGTGGTAGTAGTAGCAATTAATAAGAGTATAGATTAAGAAAggtatatttatatgtatacCACTAACCATGACTGTGGTTTTTCCCTCCCTTATATATTCCTTCTTTAGGAGGGCACTCACATAGTGGATTTGGCTGCAGCTCCTGGAGGCAACTGTGTAGCTACATTAAGTGGTCAATTCCTGCCTTCCTTTATTTTCTGGATAACCTTATTGTCTTCTATGTGCTGTCCTATCTTGCACCAGTAAGTAAAACTTCAGGAAAGGAGGATGCTTTCCATGCTCAGGGTTAGAGAATGCCATCCTTAATTTATGATCAGGTGGGGAGACCTTAGATTTGTAGGTGAGGCTTTGCCAGAGCTACCTGTGGATTAGGAGATGGACACAGCAAGGTGCTTTTTGTTTCACCTCAAACTTGTATGCAGGCCATAACAGGTAGAAATTAGTGCCTAGGGAATTCATCTGAGTTTTACATGGAGTAATGGGTTCAGTTCTGGCCCAGCAATGTGTGCTAAcccagaacagtggttcccaaatgtcAGATATTCTTAGGTTACAACTGCTAGAAACTCTGTACTGgctaaggtttctgggagttgtagtccaggggtACGAGGGGAGCTGGTGTGGAAACCATTGAACTAAAAGAAAGTTCAAAGGATGTGTtcatgcttgtgttttttttttaattaatggggATTGTAGCATAAATTTTCTTAACAGCTAAAGAGTCATAGCTGTTGCTCATTCTAAACCACCCTGAACTCATGGGGTCAGGAAATTCTCAggcttttttgctctttttttcctgttgtgatggaATTTGGTGATCCTGCTTATAGCAGCCTAGTGATTTATTGAGCTCTATGTGGGGGaaaactttgctttcttgccagTCATATTACTTCTTTAACAGAAGGCTTTTTTCAAAACAGACTTCTAGAGGTCACAAGAGGATCAGCTAAAATTCCTCTCCTTTCTGCTTCTGTTCCTGGCATGTTCCGCTCAGTCAAAGAGTCTTTCCTGAAGAGAAGAACTAGCATTAGACACAACCCCATGAATCTCGTCTTGGGTATTTCAGAGGCTTGGGGAAATAGGGGGGAACAACGTCTGTTtcatctttctttgtttctttgaaacATATTAATGCCAATTTTAGGCTGTTTCTAGAAATCCAATTTTGTTTAATAAATGCCCATTgtgtcacctttttttaaaaaatggccatgCGGGGAACAATTTATCTCCCcgcccctctttttctctctttccaatgGCTCAAAGACTGATAATTCCAAGACTAATGATTCTTGATTATGTTACCAGGTATGGAGCTAGTTTTCTTGATAGAAGGATATTGATGGATGCCGTATTGCTGGTCTGCTTTTGGTTTATAATTTGATTTCtcaccccttttttttttttggttctaaGGCCATGGCTGTGCTGTTCTCAAATTTTGTCATCATCACAACAGCGCTCCTATTCCGAATAGTGCTAAAGTGAGTGACTGTGGAAACATGTCTTCATCTGgtatttctctgtttcttctgtccATTTTAAATTTTGCCTTGCTTTTTTGCACTTGTAAACCAGAGTCTATGAGTATTTGACATTAAAAGCAAGTGAAGGGAAAAAGAGTTATAATGTTAGTCTTTATGTGTTAGTAAACTTACAGTGGATGCTGGTAGATGTTGGTTTATTTACTTTGCTGGTTGACCATGACTCTAGTCTTAAATACACAAACTTGGTTAGCAGTTTGTTGAACTGGGAGATGTGCCTCCGAATAAGGGAGAATACAATTTTGCAACTAACTGCATGGACAGATTTGGATGTAGCAGTGATAAGCCCTCTCTTCTGTACCATTTTAAATGCAGTTATCACATTTGCTCAGAGGCTGCTACTCTGTCTGGTGGCTAGAAAGGGTGGTAGAGGCCACAGTTGCCCTCAGCGGAGAAGGAAGTATAAGTGTGTGAAAGCCTAATAAGCCAACGTAAGAGGCCACTCTTCAGTTCAGTTGTGTAGATGTCAAATGTTCAGGAGTTGTACTACAGTGTTATTacaaagaaggaggaagagaacaaCATCAGACTGAGTTAGGCATAGCTACTGCTGACTTTGGCAACTTTCCTTCTGTCAGCTACTCTACCAGTCCCCACAGGAATGAAGCACAATTGATTTCTGGCTTTCACTGACTTGGACTGCAAATCTAGTCTCAGAATCTCAGTCTGTCCTTGTACCGCTTGGTCCATTCCCCCTTTATAGGCTTTGTGAGTTTGTCATATTATTGTAGCCAAGACATAAACAGGCGGTGACAATTCCTGACCCACTCTtataggagcatttttctgataATTACAAAACAATGTGTGCATAGAATCATATCAAGGTATGTTCCAAACTACAGATTGCTATCCATAGCCTCGAGGACAGTTTATATAGTGTGATCTGTCTTTTGGTTTAtgaattaaagcaatggttctcaaactgggatccccagatgttcttggactgcaactcccagaaatcctgaccagcacagcttagtggtgaaggcttctaggaattgcagtccgagatcatctggggaccccagtttgagaaccactgaattaaagcACTGAGAGTGTGGTCTTGTGTCCTGCCTGAATTTTGTTCAAGCAACTGCCTTGGCAAAACagatgggctttttcatttttgttctcttctgaCTTTGGGCTGTTTCATAGCTATCTCTGCATGCTGAAAGCAGCTCTCTTCTCTCCCCACAGGCGGCAGGTCTCCTGGGTGCAATGGGCCTCTCTGCTGATCCTGTTCCTGTCTATTGTAGCCCTGACAGCTGGGACAGGAAGTGACAAGCATAGCTTAGCCATGCATGGCTTTCATCATAACATCTTTTTCAGCCACTCAAACAGCTGCCTCCAGTACACCAAACCAGAGGAGGAGTGCTGGGGGAAAGAGAACTGTACCACCTGGTGGCCCTTCCCTAGTGTCAGCTGGAATGTCACCACTGCCGCAGGAGCCTCTAGAACTGTTCGCCTCGGCCTGGGACACCTGCTCATCCTGGTGCAGTGCTTTATCTCTGCCTTAGCCAACATTTACAACGAAAAGATTTTGAAGGAAGGAGGCCAGTTCAGTGAAAACATCTTTGTGCAGAACACCAAGCTGTACCTCTTTGGAGCTATGTTCAATGGCTTGATGTTGAGTCTGAGCCCGGAAAACCGGCGTCGCATAGAGTATtgcggcttcttctatggccacaATACCTTCTCTGTGGCCCTTATCTTTGTCACTGCCTTCTTGGGACTTTCAGTGGCCTTCATCTTGAAGTTCCGAGACAACATGTTCCATGTCCTGACGGCACAGGTTACGACTGTAATCATCACTACTGTCTCTGTCTTTGTTTTTGACTTCAAGCCTTCCCTGGATTTCTTTTTGGAAGCTCCTGTTGTGCTTTTGTCTATATTCATCTACCATTCCAGCAGCCCTCGATGCGTAGAATATACTGCGCAGTGGGAAAGGAGCAAACCTGGCGGAGGGGCATGGGAGCGCTCTAGCGGGGTAAGGTTTTGAAAAGTCTCCTGCCAAGATCTAGTGCATGAATGAGCAAGTGGGTGCCATTGTTGGGAAATATTCTCACCATTGCAGCTATTATTGTGATGTAAACAGAAGGTTTGGTCTCGGCGGTTAAAAATTGTCAACCTCTCCCTGGCAGATGTGTGCCCCTGTTCACCTCGGGTTCTACAAATGGCTTGCTACCTACCTCTTTATTGTAGAAATTTGCTTGCAAAACCAGTTGTGATACAGCATGGTGAGGCTTTTCTGATGTGTGTCAGGCTATGTGAAAAATTGCCACAAGTGGTTTCATTCCTCTGTCTTGGAAAATGTGGCTATGCTATAAATCTCTGAAGTGTTCAGCACAGCCACATAGAGCAGATTTTCTGGGCATAAAAGTAGTAATATCAGCAGGTGCTGTAGCTGCTGTGCCACAGGGGAGGTGAACCTGTTGTCTTAATCAAGGCTACCAAGTCCCCAGTCAGTCCTCCAAAGGCCCCCTGGTTACTCCACTTTTTCCTTGAAGCCTGCTCCATGCACAGGGAAATCATATATGGGAAGATTTCCTTAACAGCAATGGAATGAAAGATAAACTTAATCCTGATAGTGCTTGCTGCTGACTGGTTCTTTTCCATGCACG from the Pogona vitticeps strain Pit_001003342236 chromosome 3, PviZW2.1, whole genome shotgun sequence genome contains:
- the SLC35A5 gene encoding UDP-sugar transporter protein SLC35A5 isoform X1 — encoded protein: MDSKCCNQSTRWPKAAVYTFLLGGTFVSLGSSRILLMKYSANEDNKYDYLPATVNVCSELVKFVLCLVMALWVTRKGGHSHSGFGCSSWRQLCSYIKWSIPAFLYFLDNLIVFYVLSYLAPAMAVLFSNFVIITTALLFRIVLKRQVSWVQWASLLILFLSIVALTAGTGSDKHSLAMHGFHHNIFFSHSNSCLQYTKPEEECWGKENCTTWWPFPSVSWNVTTAAGASRTVRLGLGHLLILVQCFISALANIYNEKILKEGGQFSENIFVQNTKLYLFGAMFNGLMLSLSPENRRRIEYCGFFYGHNTFSVALIFVTAFLGLSVAFILKFRDNMFHVLTAQVTTVIITTVSVFVFDFKPSLDFFLEAPVVLLSIFIYHSSSPRCVEYTAQWERSKPGGGAWERSSGDGEELERLNKPDSDHDSEEEAL
- the SLC35A5 gene encoding UDP-sugar transporter protein SLC35A5 isoform X2 — encoded protein: MAVLFSNFVIITTALLFRIVLKRQVSWVQWASLLILFLSIVALTAGTGSDKHSLAMHGFHHNIFFSHSNSCLQYTKPEEECWGKENCTTWWPFPSVSWNVTTAAGASRTVRLGLGHLLILVQCFISALANIYNEKILKEGGQFSENIFVQNTKLYLFGAMFNGLMLSLSPENRRRIEYCGFFYGHNTFSVALIFVTAFLGLSVAFILKFRDNMFHVLTAQVTTVIITTVSVFVFDFKPSLDFFLEAPVVLLSIFIYHSSSPRCVEYTAQWERSKPGGGAWERSSGDGEELERLNKPDSDHDSEEEAL